The following are encoded together in the Lathyrus oleraceus cultivar Zhongwan6 chromosome 3, CAAS_Psat_ZW6_1.0, whole genome shotgun sequence genome:
- the LOC127132641 gene encoding protein DEHYDRATION-INDUCED 19 homolog 5 isoform X2 has protein sequence MRTFYPCPFCEDDFDLLELCFHIDLEHPIDATSGLCPVCGMWVGTDLVDHITAQHGNLFKSNLKSKYHKHDLYPKLSFSRKGGRNGHWQSSSDGLSAPRISTSKAVCDQFLSFVCGSPASGENGHVQPDSSSEASIEEIHSDDILLERDVPPPLCEKDKVEKARRSEFVQGLLFSTILDPDF, from the exons ATGAGAACGTTTTATCCATGCCCATTTTGCGAGGACGATTTTGATCTTCTAGAGCTATGTTTCCATATTGATTTGGAACATCCAATTGATGCCACTTCTGGG CTTTGTCCAGTTTGTGGCATGTGGGTAGGAACAGATTTGGTTGACCACATAACAGCTCAACATGGAAACCTATTTAAGA GTAATCTCAAATCAAAATACCATAAACATGATTTGTACCCGAAACTTTCCTTTTCAAGAAAGGGTGGACGGAATGGACACTGGCAATCTTCTTCAGACGGGTTGTCAGCACCTAGGATATCAACCTCCAAGGCGGTTTGCGATCAATTTCTATCATTTGTATGTGGGTCACCTGCTTCTGGTGAAAATGGACATGTGCAGCCTGATTCTTCAAGTGAAGCAAGCATTGAAGAAATACACTCGGATGATATATTGTTAGAAAG AGATGTTCCACCACCTTTATGTGAGAAAGACAAAGTGGAGAAAGCAAGGCGAAGTGAGTTTGTACAAGGGCTTTTGTTTTCTACTATTCTTGATCCTGACTTTTGA
- the LOC127132641 gene encoding protein DEHYDRATION-INDUCED 19 homolog 5 isoform X1 codes for MENDTASTTYQSKLKSQISNLKLLIDFEEDNRDDVDDGMRTFYPCPFCEDDFDLLELCFHIDLEHPIDATSGLCPVCGMWVGTDLVDHITAQHGNLFKSNLKSKYHKHDLYPKLSFSRKGGRNGHWQSSSDGLSAPRISTSKAVCDQFLSFVCGSPASGENGHVQPDSSSEASIEEIHSDDILLERDVPPPLCEKDKVEKARRSEFVQGLLFSTILDPDF; via the exons ATGGAAAACGATACTGCTTCTACAACCTACCAATCAAAGCTCAAATCTCAAATCTCAAATCTCA AGCTCTTAATCGATTTTGAAGAGGATAATAGAGATGACGTTGACGATGGGATGAGAACGTTTTATCCATGCCCATTTTGCGAGGACGATTTTGATCTTCTAGAGCTATGTTTCCATATTGATTTGGAACATCCAATTGATGCCACTTCTGGG CTTTGTCCAGTTTGTGGCATGTGGGTAGGAACAGATTTGGTTGACCACATAACAGCTCAACATGGAAACCTATTTAAGA GTAATCTCAAATCAAAATACCATAAACATGATTTGTACCCGAAACTTTCCTTTTCAAGAAAGGGTGGACGGAATGGACACTGGCAATCTTCTTCAGACGGGTTGTCAGCACCTAGGATATCAACCTCCAAGGCGGTTTGCGATCAATTTCTATCATTTGTATGTGGGTCACCTGCTTCTGGTGAAAATGGACATGTGCAGCCTGATTCTTCAAGTGAAGCAAGCATTGAAGAAATACACTCGGATGATATATTGTTAGAAAG AGATGTTCCACCACCTTTATGTGAGAAAGACAAAGTGGAGAAAGCAAGGCGAAGTGAGTTTGTACAAGGGCTTTTGTTTTCTACTATTCTTGATCCTGACTTTTGA